The Nitrospirales bacterium genome includes a window with the following:
- a CDS encoding DUF433 domain-containing protein has protein sequence MDYTGIITLEPGKRSGKPCIRGMRITVSDVLEYLASGMTEDEIIGDFPELTKEDIRACLAFAADREKKLSVAHV, from the coding sequence ATGGACTACACAGGTATCATCACTCTTGAGCCAGGAAAGCGCAGTGGCAAGCCCTGTATTCGGGGGATGCGCATAACGGTCTCTGATGTTCTGGAATATCTGGCATCGGGGATGACCGAGGATGAAATCATCGGTGATTTCCCAGAACTGACAAAAGAGGATATACGCGCCTGTCTCGCTTTTGCTGCCGATCGTGAGAAAAAACTTTCCGTGGCTCACGTATGA
- a CDS encoding CHAT domain-containing protein: MVKIRPRQRLLLPLLVFASLSILVVASSSSLADSRLSAQAMEAGQVAFSKGHFAEAAQAWERAAREFENDGQSDQQARALLYYSEALYYLGHYRKAAGSLDLALQLASQSHNQPLLAQILGRLGNVAFALDLQQDAERYLTQGLSLARSIEDSALVAAILNDRGNVLASQGLYNKALGSFTESTILADAIGHHSLAVTALINAAWSSLFEGQLTASKDRLDLASTQVTLLQDSHEKAQELLSIGLAYDRLRKLLQSSNVKLTRQSAEAFQKSAELAHRLRDHRTASYGWGHLGTLYEAEGRYDEALDLTRRAIQAAQQVAVPESLYLWEWQTGRLLKAQGKIDESILAYRRAIYTLQPIRREVTRGFHQQYESFRSSIGPLFFELVDLLLTQADQTRSALEYQRLLGNARRTMEQLKTAELQDYFRDNCVASLLEKRSNVDEIVKNLKHTAVVYPILLPDRVELLVSVHNGEKAEFKRERVAVTQQELAKQVRVLRRYLEKRTTREYLPHAQQVYSWLIQPIRHYLAQFEIHTLVFVPDGPIRTIPLGALHDGKEFLIEQYALAITPGIVLTDPQPINRETIKMLSVGLTDSVQGFPSLPNVAEEIQTLTELYGGRVLLNQQFRVDELEYEMKDERPTIVHIASHAKFEDEAKNTFLLAFDGKLTMDRLNELIGLYQFRETPLDLLTLSACETAAGDDRAALGLAGVAVKAGARSALATLWFINDKATSELITEFYRQLQDASLSKAAALQKAKRKLIKHPTYQHPGYWSPFLLINNWL; this comes from the coding sequence ATGGTCAAGATACGGCCACGTCAGCGCCTTCTTCTACCGCTGCTAGTTTTTGCCAGTTTATCCATCCTCGTAGTTGCATCTTCCTCCAGCCTGGCCGACTCCCGATTAAGTGCTCAGGCGATGGAAGCCGGTCAAGTGGCATTCTCAAAGGGCCACTTCGCTGAGGCGGCGCAAGCCTGGGAACGGGCAGCTCGCGAATTCGAGAACGACGGGCAATCCGATCAGCAGGCTCGTGCGCTTCTGTATTATTCTGAGGCTCTTTATTACCTGGGACACTACCGAAAAGCCGCAGGTTCGCTCGACTTAGCGCTGCAACTGGCCAGCCAATCTCACAACCAGCCGCTCCTTGCCCAGATCCTTGGACGATTAGGCAATGTGGCCTTTGCTTTAGATCTTCAACAAGATGCCGAGCGGTATCTCACGCAGGGCTTGTCTCTCGCGAGAAGCATAGAAGATTCTGCACTAGTGGCCGCGATTTTAAACGATCGCGGCAATGTCTTGGCTTCACAAGGCCTCTATAACAAAGCCCTTGGTTCATTCACCGAATCGACTATCCTGGCGGATGCGATCGGTCATCATTCTCTCGCCGTGACAGCTCTCATCAATGCCGCATGGAGCTCATTGTTCGAAGGCCAACTCACGGCGAGTAAGGATCGTCTGGATCTTGCCTCCACGCAGGTGACCCTTCTTCAAGATTCTCATGAAAAAGCTCAAGAATTGTTGAGTATCGGACTTGCTTATGATCGTCTCCGGAAATTACTTCAGTCGTCCAACGTCAAATTAACTCGTCAATCTGCCGAGGCATTTCAAAAATCAGCAGAGTTGGCTCATCGGCTTCGAGATCATCGGACAGCATCGTATGGATGGGGACATTTAGGAACGTTGTACGAAGCCGAAGGACGGTATGATGAGGCGTTGGATTTGACTCGACGAGCCATTCAGGCGGCGCAACAAGTCGCGGTTCCGGAATCCCTGTACCTGTGGGAATGGCAAACTGGCCGCTTGCTAAAAGCGCAAGGAAAGATCGATGAGTCTATCCTGGCGTATCGTCGCGCCATCTATACGTTGCAGCCGATTCGTCGGGAAGTCACTCGTGGGTTTCATCAGCAATACGAATCATTCCGTTCCTCCATTGGTCCCCTGTTTTTTGAACTCGTCGATTTGTTGCTCACCCAAGCCGATCAGACGCGTTCAGCCCTTGAGTATCAGCGTCTTCTGGGAAATGCCCGACGCACGATGGAGCAATTGAAGACCGCTGAGCTCCAGGACTATTTTCGTGATAATTGCGTTGCATCCTTGTTGGAAAAACGATCGAATGTCGATGAAATCGTGAAAAATTTAAAGCATACGGCCGTCGTCTATCCGATCCTCCTGCCCGATCGAGTGGAGTTACTCGTCAGCGTCCATAATGGCGAGAAAGCCGAGTTCAAGCGGGAACGGGTGGCGGTGACGCAGCAAGAATTAGCGAAACAAGTGCGAGTCTTGCGCAGGTATTTAGAAAAGCGAACGACGCGCGAATATCTGCCCCATGCCCAACAGGTTTATTCGTGGCTTATTCAACCGATTCGCCATTATCTCGCGCAATTCGAAATTCACACGCTGGTCTTCGTGCCGGATGGACCGATTCGAACGATCCCTCTTGGGGCCCTGCATGATGGCAAGGAATTTCTCATCGAACAGTACGCGTTAGCGATCACGCCTGGCATTGTGCTGACCGACCCACAACCGATCAATCGTGAGACCATTAAAATGTTGTCCGTGGGGTTAACCGATTCTGTTCAAGGGTTTCCCTCCCTGCCGAACGTTGCGGAAGAAATTCAGACACTCACAGAACTCTACGGCGGACGGGTGCTTCTCAATCAGCAATTTCGTGTCGACGAACTTGAGTATGAAATGAAAGATGAACGACCGACGATCGTGCATATCGCCTCTCATGCGAAGTTCGAAGACGAGGCCAAAAATACCTTCCTCCTGGCATTCGACGGCAAGTTGACGATGGATCGATTGAATGAATTGATCGGTCTGTATCAATTCCGGGAAACGCCTTTGGACTTGTTAACGTTAAGCGCCTGCGAGACCGCTGCCGGTGATGACCGTGCGGCGCTGGGGCTGGCCGGTGTGGCGGTGAAAGCCGGCGCGCGCAGTGCGCTGGCGACGCTCTGGTTTATCAATGACAAGGCGACATCCGAGTTAATCACCGAATTCTATCGTCAATTGCAAGATGCATCGCTTTCCAAGGCCGCGGCGTTACAGAAGGCCAAGCGGAAACTGATCAAGCATCCAACCTATCAACATCCCGGCTATTGGTCGCCATTCCTCCTGATCAATAATTGGCTGTAA
- a CDS encoding type II toxin-antitoxin system Phd/YefM family antitoxin, with protein sequence MMKISSDIKPVTYLKANAAALLDQINTTHRPVVITQNGEPKAVLQDPQSYENMRNALGLLKLISQGEDDIKKNKTREQADVFKKLEAQLRGL encoded by the coding sequence ATGATGAAAATTTCCTCAGACATCAAGCCAGTCACCTACCTGAAGGCGAACGCCGCCGCCTTGCTGGATCAAATCAATACCACGCATCGTCCGGTTGTGATTACGCAAAATGGCGAGCCCAAGGCCGTATTGCAGGACCCGCAAAGCTACGAAAATATGAGGAATGCATTGGGGCTATTGAAATTAATTTCTCAAGGTGAAGACGATATCAAGAAGAACAAGACCAGGGAACAAGCAGACGTGTTCAAGAAGTTGGAAGCGCAGTTACGTGGTTTATGA
- a CDS encoding type II toxin-antitoxin system RelE/ParE family toxin gives MKQSYEVIWAETAEKDLQGIVSYIAQDNPSQARKILQKIKKSASTLTHSPLRGRVVPELKEQGIIQYRELIIAPWRLIYRVSAQVAFVVSVLDSRRNIEDLLLSRFLMR, from the coding sequence ATGAAGCAGTCCTATGAGGTGATTTGGGCAGAGACTGCTGAAAAGGATTTACAAGGAATTGTCTCCTATATTGCTCAAGATAATCCGTCTCAAGCACGAAAGATATTACAGAAAATCAAAAAATCTGCCTCTACCCTGACTCATAGCCCCCTGCGAGGTCGTGTTGTCCCGGAGCTAAAAGAGCAAGGGATCATACAATACAGAGAGTTGATCATCGCTCCCTGGAGACTCATCTATCGTGTATCTGCGCAAGTTGCCTTCGTGGTCTCAGTGCTCGACTCACGACGGAATATCGAAGATCTCCTGCTTTCCCGCTTCCTCATGCGGTGA
- a CDS encoding sigma-54-dependent Fis family transcriptional regulator — translation MSITTDRKLTGADISTPSLQSVLSLCRKMRTEQELPSLLLLIAKEAKQLLAAQDASLLLLDRDLCELWSYVALDGETIRFDARLGIAGAAVLNREVQNVPDVQHDSRFYDEVDLQAKKKTRNLLAIPLQTHEGEVLGVLEIINKKGGSFTSHDESVAITLAEQAVLSIESTRTVQELKQQRQHLIDENAHLRKEVERRFATQNLIGVSPPIQSIVRLIDQIRDTAVDVLITGESGTGKELVAKAIHDNSMRRQKPFVALNCAAIPEPLVESELFGIQRGVATGVEAKSGKFEQANEGTLFLDEIGDLSLNAQAKILRVLQERTLQPVGGRTDRTLDVRVLAATNQQLDDSIKKGAFRKDLYYRLKVVHIHTPSLRDIPEDIPLLAAHFLTLYCQRTGKEEKRLTMNAQRLLQTYAWPGNVRELENEMKRIVATQRRIVISEPDLDATIRSQGRVTGSRLASSLPRAVAQLEEKMIRDALRACHFNQVQTAKRLGISRQGLIKKMKRLGILTNSGREE, via the coding sequence ATGTCCATCACCACAGACCGCAAACTGACAGGCGCTGACATCTCCACTCCTTCGCTTCAGTCGGTCTTATCCCTCTGTCGAAAGATGAGAACCGAGCAGGAATTACCCTCTTTACTCCTGCTCATCGCGAAAGAAGCCAAACAATTGCTGGCCGCACAAGACGCCAGCCTTCTACTGCTCGACCGGGACCTGTGTGAACTCTGGTCATACGTCGCACTCGATGGCGAAACCATCCGCTTTGATGCCCGTCTTGGAATCGCCGGTGCGGCGGTCCTCAACCGAGAAGTGCAAAATGTGCCTGATGTACAGCATGATTCCCGGTTTTATGACGAAGTCGATCTCCAGGCCAAGAAAAAAACCCGAAACTTGTTGGCCATTCCTCTTCAGACTCATGAAGGCGAAGTTCTGGGCGTGCTGGAAATCATCAACAAAAAAGGCGGTTCATTCACTTCTCACGATGAATCCGTCGCCATCACACTGGCCGAACAAGCGGTGTTAAGCATCGAATCGACCCGTACCGTTCAAGAACTGAAACAACAACGACAGCATCTCATCGATGAGAATGCTCACCTCCGTAAAGAAGTCGAAAGGCGCTTTGCCACCCAAAACCTGATCGGAGTCAGTCCGCCTATCCAAAGCATCGTCAGACTGATTGATCAAATTCGCGATACCGCGGTCGATGTCCTGATCACGGGTGAGAGTGGAACAGGCAAAGAACTCGTGGCCAAAGCGATACATGACAACAGCATGAGACGGCAAAAACCCTTTGTCGCCTTGAATTGTGCGGCCATTCCCGAGCCTTTGGTCGAAAGTGAACTGTTTGGGATTCAACGGGGCGTCGCGACGGGAGTCGAGGCGAAGAGTGGGAAATTCGAGCAGGCCAATGAAGGCACGCTGTTTCTTGATGAAATCGGCGACCTGAGCCTGAATGCACAAGCCAAAATATTACGCGTTCTCCAAGAACGAACATTACAACCCGTCGGGGGAAGAACCGATCGCACGCTTGACGTGAGAGTGCTTGCGGCAACGAACCAACAGCTTGATGATTCGATCAAAAAAGGCGCCTTTCGGAAGGATTTGTATTATCGACTGAAAGTCGTCCATATTCACACCCCGTCCCTACGAGATATCCCGGAAGATATTCCTCTTCTTGCCGCTCATTTTCTGACTCTCTATTGCCAGAGGACCGGGAAGGAGGAAAAGCGCCTGACGATGAACGCCCAACGCCTCCTGCAAACATACGCCTGGCCCGGCAACGTGCGAGAACTCGAGAACGAGATGAAGCGGATCGTGGCGACCCAGAGACGCATCGTGATTTCCGAGCCAGATCTTGATGCCACGATTCGTTCACAAGGCCGCGTGACAGGCAGTCGTCTGGCATCTTCTCTTCCGCGGGCCGTCGCTCAACTCGAAGAAAAGATGATTCGCGACGCGTTACGCGCTTGCCATTTCAATCAAGTGCAGACAGCCAAACGGCTGGGCATCAGTCGACAGGGGCTTATCAAAAAAATGAAACGGCTGGGCATTCTCACGAATTCGGGACGAGAAGAATGA
- a CDS encoding YdiU family protein, with amino-acid sequence MKSLEHLTFDNTYARLPEAFYQRVQPTPFPNPRLVSFNPRTAEIIDLDPDEHARSDFPAFFSGGKSLPGSDPLAMLYAGHQFGHYVPQLGDGRAILLGEVRNAKGETWDLQLKGAGLTRFSRDGDGRAVLRSTIREYLCGEAMHGLGIPTTRSLCIVSGEEVVWRERPEPGAMLLRMAPSHVRFGTFEVFYYRGQYEYLKTLADFVIAHDYPHLLDAENRYAQLLHEVAVRTGEMIARWQAVGWSHGVMNTDNMSILGLTLDYGPYGFMESYNPAFICNHSDHQGRYAFQNQPDIGYWNIRALAKAMSPLLEQTDSHAAPEIYERAMLNTYADLMRGKLGLLEHHVGDDKLVTDLLNLMDSSRADYTNSFRSLGGFQQNSADGHTAIRDQFLHREAFDDWAVRYRDRLQAEKSQDPERRQRMNRINPKYVLRNHLAQQAIELATREQDYSEIDRLLMLLGEPFTEHPGMEQYALPPAPGSAPIIVSCSS; translated from the coding sequence ATGAAGTCCCTTGAACATTTAACTTTCGATAACACCTACGCTCGTTTACCCGAAGCGTTTTATCAACGAGTCCAACCCACTCCGTTTCCCAACCCGCGATTGGTGAGCTTTAACCCCCGGACAGCCGAGATCATTGATCTCGACCCGGATGAGCACGCGCGTTCCGATTTTCCGGCGTTTTTCTCCGGTGGGAAATCCTTACCAGGGAGCGATCCCCTGGCCATGCTGTATGCGGGTCATCAATTCGGGCACTACGTGCCGCAGTTAGGCGATGGCCGGGCAATCCTGCTGGGAGAGGTTCGCAACGCCAAGGGGGAGACATGGGATTTACAATTAAAGGGAGCGGGGCTGACGAGGTTTTCCCGCGATGGAGATGGACGGGCCGTCCTCCGTTCGACGATACGCGAGTACCTTTGTGGGGAGGCCATGCACGGACTGGGGATTCCCACGACCCGTAGCTTGTGTATCGTGAGTGGAGAGGAAGTTGTCTGGCGTGAACGACCAGAGCCAGGCGCTATGTTGCTCAGAATGGCTCCAAGTCATGTCCGTTTTGGCACCTTTGAAGTCTTTTATTATCGCGGGCAGTATGAATACCTAAAAACCCTCGCGGACTTCGTCATTGCCCATGATTATCCCCATCTCTTAGATGCGGAAAACCGTTACGCACAACTTCTACATGAAGTGGCGGTTCGAACAGGCGAGATGATCGCTCGATGGCAGGCTGTTGGCTGGTCTCATGGGGTGATGAATACCGACAATATGTCAATTCTGGGATTAACGCTCGATTACGGGCCCTATGGCTTCATGGAATCCTATAACCCCGCATTCATCTGCAATCATTCCGATCATCAAGGGCGGTATGCCTTTCAAAATCAGCCTGACATTGGATATTGGAATATTCGGGCGCTCGCGAAGGCGATGTCACCTCTTCTTGAGCAGACGGACTCTCACGCGGCACCGGAAATATACGAGAGAGCCATGCTCAACACATACGCCGATCTCATGAGGGGAAAGCTTGGCTTGCTCGAACACCATGTGGGCGACGATAAACTCGTCACGGATTTGTTGAATCTCATGGATTCGAGCCGGGCCGATTATACAAATAGTTTCCGGTCTCTGGGCGGGTTTCAACAGAACTCAGCTGATGGGCACACTGCGATCAGAGACCAATTTCTTCATCGAGAAGCTTTCGATGATTGGGCCGTACGATACCGGGACCGTCTTCAGGCAGAGAAAAGCCAGGACCCTGAACGGCGGCAACGCATGAACCGAATCAACCCCAAGTACGTACTCCGCAACCATCTCGCGCAACAGGCCATCGAACTCGCCACAAGAGAACAAGACTATTCCGAGATCGATCGTTTACTCATGCTCTTAGGCGAACCGTTCACGGAGCATCCAGGCATGGAACAGTACGCGTTGCCTCCGGCTCCCGGGAGTGCACCGATTATCGTGAGCTGTTCCTCGTAG
- a CDS encoding DUF2236 domain-containing protein has translation MRMPTKNERLPGKWSDDQFLDGLRMLADRDADRCFEHLRDELKETDFFDLFKELNRNDSFLSENIPRPLSEFFHASMQVPLIDGEPIDHDRIRRGQQVFMTHAMPTALVLLAKSLPEGYAAPSLSRVLSLSNNLTHHPYRRLLGVLQMVINVSTVGGFTPSGKALITVPKIRLLHSGVRKVASEHLANYERQFGVPINLEDMLGTVMGFSYLVIVGLQRLQIGLSDGEAEDYFYLWRIFGQMMGIHPEGQPNNSEYIPQNLSEAKEFYESYQRRHYVNVEDNPEGQQLAVVHLNLLHDLLPQTPLRRLGMQIVPRVYMEELIGKQGCERIGIKPVPSLVLTKWLIKTFPYIWSRLWNVVDRVDPSQHLHENISRLFFQGLINREFDGEVTFNIPDTLEEVKTLHIR, from the coding sequence ATGCGTATGCCTACGAAGAACGAAAGGCTCCCCGGGAAGTGGTCAGATGACCAATTCTTGGATGGTCTGCGAATGCTAGCTGATCGCGATGCGGATCGTTGCTTTGAGCACCTTCGAGATGAATTGAAGGAGACGGATTTTTTTGACCTGTTTAAGGAATTGAACCGAAATGATTCGTTTCTCTCGGAGAATATTCCAAGGCCGTTGTCAGAGTTTTTTCATGCTTCCATGCAGGTTCCCCTTATTGACGGGGAACCCATCGACCATGACCGCATAAGGCGGGGCCAGCAGGTATTTATGACGCATGCGATGCCGACTGCGCTGGTCCTCTTGGCGAAGAGTTTGCCAGAAGGATATGCCGCACCCAGTCTGTCACGGGTGCTCAGCCTGTCCAATAATCTCACGCATCATCCATACCGCCGATTACTGGGTGTACTGCAAATGGTCATCAACGTCTCAACCGTTGGGGGGTTTACGCCTTCAGGAAAAGCTCTCATCACGGTTCCTAAAATTCGACTACTCCATTCTGGAGTACGCAAGGTTGCGAGTGAGCACCTGGCGAATTATGAACGTCAGTTTGGCGTACCGATCAATCTAGAAGATATGCTGGGAACGGTGATGGGATTCTCGTATTTAGTGATCGTGGGTCTTCAGCGATTGCAGATCGGACTGTCGGACGGTGAAGCCGAAGACTATTTTTACCTGTGGCGTATTTTTGGGCAAATGATGGGGATCCACCCTGAAGGGCAGCCAAACAATAGTGAATATATCCCACAAAACCTGAGCGAGGCCAAAGAGTTTTACGAGTCGTACCAACGAAGGCACTATGTGAACGTCGAGGACAATCCAGAAGGGCAGCAGTTAGCCGTCGTTCACCTGAATCTTCTTCATGATTTATTGCCACAGACGCCGTTGCGGCGATTGGGAATGCAGATAGTTCCAAGGGTCTACATGGAGGAATTGATCGGGAAACAAGGCTGTGAGCGGATCGGAATTAAGCCGGTTCCGTCACTCGTTCTCACAAAATGGCTCATCAAGACCTTTCCGTACATCTGGAGTCGTCTGTGGAACGTCGTTGACCGGGTAGACCCGTCTCAACACCTGCATGAAAATATCAGCCGCCTCTTTTTTCAGGGTCTCATCAATCGGGAATTTGATGGAGAGGTCACGTTTAACATTCCTGATACCTTAGAAGAAGTCAAGACACTGCATATCCGCTAG
- a CDS encoding adenylate/guanylate cyclase domain-containing protein, with the protein MTGLRELFRSTPVRMLLIGLLVGLLVVLCRESGMLEPTELSVYDWTVRFASSSAVSDPPIVLVTITEDDLQRLGWPVPDQYIAKALNMLAGYGARSIGLDLYRDREVFPGREALHEVLVQHHNIVAVMKFPDETGAGIPGPPILRGTDQIGFNDIMVDPGGIVRRAVLFLENEEETTMSFPLAVALKYLQAEGIAPEADPSHPEWMKLGGTTIPRFQSRDGAYMGIDSGGYQMLVKYLGAQYAFMRVSLGRVISGEVQRETIEDKVVIVGSAAESVRDDFYTPFSVGRDGNQQIPGIELHAHLVSQYIRMALYGEPPIRSLSEGVEAGWIIIWGCLGALAALWTVSPWRIVLILGGGVSVLTLIAYWAILGHWWIPLLPPAMSWLIAGGIATAWMSTRHQREKAWLMRLFSQHVSKEVADAVWSAKEQVLEDGRIRPQKLISTVFFADVAGFSSIAERLAPSPLMEWLNTYLRAMTQVIVSHQGVVDDFFGDGIKANFGVPVPRLTQDEIRRDAVNAVQAGLALISEFDQINQARKQAGIPVGHVRIGIATGPVVVGTVGGTERVKYTTVGDVVNIAARLEQYAKETHRDDRHPCLYLSEDTRRFLDQRWNIEDLGVVRLPGKHEPVKVYRVLNGSQEHIASP; encoded by the coding sequence ATGACAGGCTTGCGTGAGCTCTTCCGTTCCACTCCGGTTCGAATGCTTCTCATCGGTCTGCTCGTGGGATTGCTCGTCGTGCTCTGTCGCGAATCGGGAATGCTGGAGCCGACGGAACTGTCGGTCTATGATTGGACGGTCAGATTCGCGTCATCTTCGGCGGTCTCAGATCCCCCCATTGTGTTGGTGACGATCACGGAAGACGATCTTCAGCGTCTTGGCTGGCCGGTGCCTGATCAGTACATCGCGAAAGCCTTGAACATGCTTGCTGGCTATGGAGCCCGGTCTATCGGACTCGATCTTTACCGGGATCGAGAAGTCTTCCCTGGGCGAGAAGCCTTACACGAGGTGTTGGTTCAACATCACAATATCGTGGCGGTCATGAAATTTCCAGACGAGACCGGAGCCGGGATTCCGGGACCGCCAATTCTACGCGGGACGGATCAGATCGGCTTTAACGACATTATGGTCGACCCTGGAGGCATTGTTCGCAGGGCTGTTCTCTTTTTAGAGAATGAAGAAGAAACAACGATGTCCTTCCCGTTAGCAGTCGCGCTGAAATATTTGCAAGCAGAAGGCATCGCGCCGGAAGCTGACCCGAGTCATCCCGAGTGGATGAAACTCGGCGGGACAACCATTCCACGATTTCAATCACGGGATGGCGCGTATATGGGGATTGATTCGGGCGGCTATCAAATGCTGGTGAAATATCTGGGGGCGCAGTATGCCTTTATGCGGGTTTCTCTCGGTCGTGTGATCTCCGGAGAAGTTCAACGTGAAACGATTGAGGATAAAGTGGTCATTGTGGGATCTGCCGCAGAGAGCGTCAGAGATGATTTCTATACGCCCTTTAGCGTTGGACGGGATGGAAATCAACAGATTCCTGGGATTGAGCTGCATGCACACCTCGTGAGCCAGTACATCCGCATGGCCTTGTATGGGGAGCCTCCCATTCGGTCGCTGTCAGAAGGAGTAGAGGCGGGCTGGATTATCATATGGGGCTGCCTCGGAGCTCTGGCAGCCCTGTGGACCGTCTCTCCGTGGAGAATTGTCCTTATACTGGGCGGCGGAGTGAGCGTTCTGACTCTGATCGCCTACTGGGCGATTCTTGGCCACTGGTGGATTCCTCTGTTGCCGCCAGCCATGAGTTGGCTGATCGCAGGAGGCATCGCGACCGCATGGATGTCAACGCGTCATCAACGGGAGAAAGCCTGGTTGATGCGGCTATTCTCGCAGCATGTATCAAAGGAAGTGGCCGACGCCGTCTGGTCTGCAAAAGAACAGGTCCTGGAAGACGGACGAATTCGACCGCAAAAACTCATCAGTACGGTCTTTTTTGCTGATGTAGCAGGATTTTCCAGCATTGCCGAACGATTAGCTCCCTCGCCATTGATGGAGTGGTTGAACACGTATTTACGGGCGATGACTCAAGTCATCGTCTCTCATCAAGGGGTGGTCGATGATTTTTTCGGTGACGGCATCAAAGCGAATTTTGGAGTGCCAGTGCCACGCCTCACACAGGATGAAATTCGGCGGGATGCGGTGAATGCCGTGCAGGCTGGGTTGGCTTTGATCAGTGAGTTCGATCAGATTAATCAGGCACGCAAGCAGGCGGGGATTCCTGTCGGTCACGTGAGGATAGGCATCGCGACGGGACCGGTTGTGGTCGGGACTGTGGGAGGGACGGAACGGGTAAAGTACACGACCGTCGGAGACGTCGTGAATATTGCCGCCCGATTAGAGCAATATGCGAAAGAGACTCATCGTGATGACCGGCATCCCTGTCTCTATCTTTCAGAAGACACTCGACGCTTTCTTGACCAACGTTGGAACATTGAAGATTTGGGAGTTGTCCGTCTTCCTGGAAAGCACGAGCCGGTCAAGGTGTACCGGGTGCTCAACGGGTCTCAGGAGCATATCGCGTCGCCATAG
- a CDS encoding DUF928 domain-containing protein, translating to MTCQRHYITLMAFLTGVIITVGSHDPASAQMVQEIKAYRPSDSKMTWCGHRLLLKDVTSTKPLKMPVYKPPKGIGAPGGRVGGGTRGGEDPNMLRLFALVPDHLGLTIREQPSLYWYVSRSAPHRLVLTINHEELVKPVFEQTIAETVEAGIHSVNLQDLNVRLELEKEYRWFVELALDADYPARNTVAGGRIKRIAPPETLLAKLREAERQEVTSIYSEGGLWYEALASISNLIDRHPGNPVYPTWRNFLFQQVELDEIASEQDIAGVFDDSTFLPGEYEESGIPTLVGHTRK from the coding sequence ATGACGTGTCAAAGGCATTACATCACGCTGATGGCTTTTCTTACCGGTGTCATCATTACTGTTGGATCGCACGATCCTGCATCAGCACAAATGGTGCAAGAGATCAAGGCGTATCGCCCATCGGATAGCAAGATGACGTGGTGTGGACATCGGTTGTTATTGAAGGACGTGACGTCTACGAAGCCCTTGAAAATGCCGGTGTATAAGCCGCCGAAGGGAATAGGCGCGCCAGGTGGACGAGTCGGAGGCGGCACTCGAGGGGGAGAGGACCCCAATATGTTGCGGTTGTTTGCCCTGGTGCCTGATCATTTAGGATTGACGATTCGGGAGCAGCCTTCTTTGTATTGGTACGTGTCGAGGAGCGCCCCTCATCGCTTGGTCTTAACCATCAATCATGAAGAGTTGGTGAAACCGGTCTTTGAACAGACCATTGCCGAAACGGTTGAAGCAGGCATTCATTCGGTAAACTTGCAAGACCTGAATGTCAGACTTGAGCTGGAAAAGGAATATCGATGGTTTGTCGAGCTAGCCCTCGATGCTGACTATCCTGCCCGCAACACGGTAGCTGGCGGACGGATCAAACGAATTGCGCCGCCAGAAACGTTATTAGCAAAACTTCGGGAAGCGGAGCGCCAAGAAGTGACGTCGATCTATTCCGAAGGCGGGTTGTGGTATGAAGCGCTTGCTTCCATTTCGAATTTAATCGACAGGCATCCAGGCAATCCGGTCTATCCCACCTGGCGTAATTTTCTTTTTCAGCAAGTAGAATTGGACGAGATTGCTTCGGAGCAGGATATCGCTGGCGTGTTCGACGATTCCACGTTCTTGCCTGGCGAGTACGAAGAGTCGGGAATTCCGACGCTCGTTGGACATACGAGAAAGTAA